Proteins found in one Pseudomonas mosselii genomic segment:
- a CDS encoding amino acid aminotransferase, with protein sequence MFKHVDAYAGDPILSLMETFKADPRADKVNLSIGLYYDEAGVVPQLAAVGEVEKRLAGQPHEASLYLPMEGLAAYRQAIQALLFGADHPAVSDGRVATVQTVGGSGALKVGADFLKRYFPGSEVWVSNPTWDNHRAIFEGAGFKVHSYPYFDSASRGVDFAGMLATLQTLPANSIVLLHPCCHNPTGVDLNQPQWQQVVEVVKARQLIPFLDIAYQGFGEGLVEDAYAIREMARAGVPCLVSNSFSKIFSLYGERVGGLSVVCDDAATASSVLGQLKATVRRNYSSPPAFGAQLVAGVLGDTALNAQWAAEVEVMRKRILDMRQGLVDLLGELLPGQDFQFFLRQRGMFSYTGFSVEQVRRLRDEFGVYLIDSGRVCMSGLRPANLRQVAEAFAAVQR encoded by the coding sequence GTGTTCAAACATGTCGATGCCTATGCCGGCGACCCGATCCTCTCGTTGATGGAAACCTTCAAGGCCGACCCGCGCGCCGACAAGGTCAACCTGAGTATCGGCCTGTACTACGACGAAGCTGGCGTGGTGCCGCAGCTGGCGGCGGTGGGCGAGGTGGAGAAGCGCCTGGCCGGCCAGCCCCACGAAGCCTCGCTGTACCTGCCGATGGAAGGCCTGGCTGCCTACCGCCAGGCGATCCAGGCGCTGCTGTTCGGCGCAGATCACCCGGCCGTGAGCGATGGCCGCGTGGCCACCGTGCAGACCGTCGGCGGCTCGGGCGCGCTGAAAGTCGGTGCCGACTTCCTCAAGCGCTACTTCCCGGGCTCCGAGGTGTGGGTGAGCAACCCGACCTGGGACAACCACCGGGCGATCTTCGAAGGCGCGGGCTTCAAGGTGCACAGCTACCCGTACTTCGACAGCGCCAGCCGTGGCGTCGATTTCGCCGGTATGCTGGCGACCCTGCAGACCCTGCCGGCGAACAGCATCGTCCTGCTGCACCCGTGCTGCCACAACCCCACCGGCGTCGACCTAAACCAGCCGCAGTGGCAGCAGGTGGTCGAAGTGGTCAAGGCGCGCCAGCTGATTCCGTTCCTCGACATCGCCTACCAGGGCTTCGGTGAAGGCCTGGTGGAAGACGCCTACGCCATCCGTGAGATGGCCCGTGCCGGCGTGCCGTGCCTGGTCAGCAACTCGTTCTCGAAGATCTTCTCGCTGTACGGCGAGCGGGTAGGGGGGCTGTCGGTGGTCTGCGACGATGCCGCCACCGCCTCCAGTGTGCTCGGCCAGCTCAAGGCCACCGTGCGCCGCAACTACTCCAGCCCGCCCGCGTTCGGCGCCCAGCTGGTGGCCGGGGTGCTTGGCGATACCGCGCTGAACGCTCAGTGGGCAGCGGAAGTGGAGGTGATGCGCAAGCGTATCCTCGACATGCGCCAAGGTTTGGTCGACTTGCTCGGCGAGCTGCTGCCGGGCCAGGACTTCCAGTTCTTCCTGCGCCAGCGCGGCATGTTCAGCTACACCGGCTTCAGCGTGGAGCAAGTGCGTCGGCTGCGTGACGAGTTCGGTGTTTACCTGATCGACAGCGGCCGGGTATGCATGTCCGGCCTGCGTCCGGCCAACCTGCGCCAGGTGGCCGAGGCGTTTGCCGCCGTGCAGCGGTAA
- a CDS encoding serine/threonine transporter: MNEQAPSVEQRFVESTPATLGSWSRQDTTWMLGLFGTAIGAGTLFLPINAGLGGFWPLLVLALLAFPMTYFAHRGLTRFVLSGSKGGDITEVVEEHFGITAGALITVLYFFAIFPILLIYSVALTNTVSSFMEHQLHIAPPPRAILSFVLILGLLAIVRCGEQATVKVMSLLVYPFIVALALLALYLVPHWNGGILDTAAQVPSGSAFLHTVWLAIPVMVFSFNHSPIISAFAVDQKRRYGENADERSGQILRRAHLLMVLMVLFFVFSCVLTLSSAQLAEAKAQNLSILSYLANHFEQPAIAFAAPLIAFIAIAKSFLGHYIGASEGLKGMIVKAGMRPSAKALDRIVAALMLVVCWIVATLNPSILGMIESLGGPIIAVLLFLMPMYAIRRVPSMHKYSGALSNLFVVVVGLVALTSVVYGLLA, translated from the coding sequence ATGAATGAGCAGGCCCCAAGCGTTGAACAACGCTTTGTAGAATCGACCCCCGCCACCCTCGGCAGCTGGTCGCGTCAAGACACCACCTGGATGCTGGGCCTCTTCGGCACGGCCATCGGCGCCGGAACCCTGTTCCTGCCCATCAACGCCGGCCTTGGCGGTTTCTGGCCGCTGCTGGTGCTGGCCTTGCTGGCCTTCCCCATGACCTATTTCGCCCACCGCGGGTTGACCCGCTTCGTGCTTTCCGGCAGCAAGGGCGGCGACATCACCGAGGTGGTCGAGGAGCATTTCGGCATCACCGCCGGCGCGCTGATCACCGTCCTGTACTTCTTCGCCATCTTCCCGATCCTGCTGATCTACAGCGTGGCGCTGACCAACACCGTCAGCAGCTTCATGGAGCACCAACTGCACATCGCGCCGCCACCGCGGGCGATCCTGTCGTTTGTGCTGATCCTGGGCCTCTTGGCCATCGTGCGCTGCGGCGAGCAGGCCACGGTCAAGGTCATGAGCCTGCTGGTTTACCCGTTCATCGTTGCCCTGGCGCTGCTGGCCCTGTACCTGGTGCCGCACTGGAACGGCGGCATTCTCGACACCGCCGCCCAGGTGCCGTCGGGCTCGGCCTTCCTGCACACCGTGTGGCTGGCGATCCCGGTGATGGTGTTCTCGTTCAACCATTCGCCGATCATCTCGGCCTTCGCCGTCGACCAGAAGCGCCGCTACGGCGAGAATGCCGATGAGCGCAGCGGCCAGATCCTGCGTCGCGCGCACCTGCTGATGGTGCTGATGGTGCTGTTCTTCGTGTTCAGCTGCGTGCTGACCCTGAGCAGCGCCCAGTTGGCCGAGGCCAAGGCGCAGAATCTGTCGATCCTGTCGTACCTGGCCAACCACTTCGAGCAGCCGGCCATCGCCTTCGCCGCGCCCTTGATCGCCTTCATTGCCATTGCCAAGTCGTTCCTGGGCCACTATATCGGTGCCAGCGAGGGCCTCAAGGGCATGATCGTCAAGGCCGGCATGCGCCCGAGCGCCAAGGCCCTGGACCGTATCGTCGCCGCGCTGATGCTGGTGGTGTGCTGGATCGTCGCCACCCTCAACCCGAGCATCCTCGGCATGATCGAATCCCTCGGCGGCCCGATCATCGCCGTGTTGCTGTTCCTGATGCCGATGTACGCCATCCGCCGCGTGCCATCGATGCACAAGTACAGCGGCGCGCTGTCCAACCTGTTCGTGGTGGTCGTCGGCCTGGTGGCCCTGACCTCAGTGGTGTACGGCCTGCTGGCCTGA
- the tpx gene encoding thiol peroxidase, whose product MAQVTLKGNPVQVSGELPKQGAAAPAFSLVAGDLSNKSLADFAGKRKVLNIFPSVDTPTCATSVRKFNAQANDVANTVVLCISADLPFAQARFCGAEGLENVKNLSTLRGREFLENYGVAIADGPLAGLAARAVVVLDENDKVLHSELVGEIADEPNYEAALAVLK is encoded by the coding sequence ATGGCTCAAGTGACTCTCAAAGGCAACCCGGTTCAGGTCAGCGGTGAACTGCCGAAGCAAGGCGCCGCGGCACCTGCCTTCTCCCTGGTCGCTGGCGATCTGTCGAACAAGTCGCTGGCCGACTTCGCCGGCAAGCGCAAGGTGCTGAACATCTTCCCGAGCGTCGACACCCCGACCTGCGCCACCTCGGTGCGCAAGTTCAACGCCCAGGCCAATGACGTGGCCAACACCGTGGTGCTGTGCATCTCTGCCGACCTGCCGTTCGCCCAGGCGCGCTTCTGCGGCGCCGAAGGCCTGGAGAACGTGAAGAACCTGTCGACCCTGCGTGGCCGCGAGTTCCTGGAAAACTACGGCGTCGCCATCGCTGATGGCCCGCTGGCCGGCCTGGCCGCCCGTGCCGTGGTGGTGCTGGATGAAAACGACAAGGTGCTGCACAGCGAGCTGGTGGGCGAAATCGCCGACGAGCCGAACTACGAGGCGGCGCTGGCTGTCTTGAAGTAA
- a CDS encoding MdtA/MuxA family multidrug efflux RND transporter periplasmic adaptor subunit, which produces MQASNSRSPRRWLFGLLILLLVALLAWWLWPAATVHKEGGGHRPGKGLGMGGRPGFGASTEAVPVRVEPVRVGDFPLYYKALGTVTATNTVNVRSRVAGELVKVHFKEGQQVKAGDLLAEIDPRSYRIALQQAEGTLAQNQAQLKNAQVDLARYKGLYAEDSIAKQTLDTAEAQVGQFQGLVKTNQAQVNEARLNLEFTQIRAPISGRVGLRQLDLGNLVAANDTTALVIITQTQPISVAFTLPETQLDTVLARYRSGASLPVEAWDRGDQKLQSTGVLGSLDNQIDVATGTLKFKGTFQNTDHALFPNQFVNVRLLADTLKQVVLAPAAAIQFGNDGTFAYVVNAENTINVRKLKVGASDGENTVIVEGLAAGERLVLEGTDRLREGTKVDVVEDSSQVPTTPGQHLQGQGAKGSAQTAEPGTKAGA; this is translated from the coding sequence ATGCAAGCCTCCAATTCCCGTTCCCCTCGTCGCTGGCTGTTCGGCCTGCTGATCCTGCTGCTGGTGGCCCTGCTGGCCTGGTGGCTGTGGCCCGCGGCGACCGTCCACAAGGAAGGCGGCGGGCACCGTCCGGGCAAGGGCCTGGGCATGGGCGGGCGGCCGGGCTTCGGCGCCTCCACCGAGGCGGTCCCGGTGCGGGTCGAGCCGGTGCGGGTCGGAGACTTCCCGCTTTATTACAAGGCCCTCGGCACCGTGACCGCGACCAACACGGTCAACGTGCGCAGCCGGGTGGCCGGCGAGCTGGTCAAGGTCCACTTCAAGGAGGGCCAGCAGGTCAAGGCCGGCGATCTGCTGGCCGAGATCGACCCACGTTCCTACCGCATCGCCTTGCAGCAGGCCGAGGGCACTCTGGCGCAGAATCAGGCGCAGTTGAAGAATGCCCAGGTCGACCTGGCCCGCTATAAAGGCCTGTACGCCGAGGACAGCATCGCCAAGCAGACCCTGGACACCGCCGAAGCTCAGGTCGGTCAGTTCCAGGGGCTGGTCAAGACCAACCAGGCCCAGGTCAACGAGGCACGCCTGAATCTCGAGTTCACCCAGATCCGCGCACCGATCAGCGGCCGCGTGGGCCTGCGCCAGCTGGACCTGGGCAACCTGGTGGCGGCCAACGACACCACGGCGCTGGTGATCATCACCCAGACCCAGCCGATCAGCGTTGCCTTCACCCTGCCGGAAACCCAGCTCGACACCGTGCTGGCCCGCTACCGCAGCGGCGCCAGCCTGCCGGTCGAGGCCTGGGACCGGGGCGATCAGAAGCTGCAGTCCACCGGTGTGCTGGGCAGTCTCGACAACCAGATCGACGTCGCCACCGGCACCCTGAAGTTCAAGGGCACCTTCCAGAACACCGACCACGCGCTGTTCCCCAACCAGTTTGTCAACGTGCGCTTGCTGGCCGACACCCTCAAGCAGGTGGTGCTGGCACCGGCAGCGGCGATCCAGTTTGGCAACGACGGCACCTTCGCCTATGTGGTCAACGCCGAGAACACCATCAACGTGCGCAAGCTCAAGGTCGGCGCCAGCGATGGCGAGAACACGGTGATCGTCGAGGGCCTGGCCGCCGGCGAGCGCCTGGTGCTGGAAGGCACTGACCGCCTGCGCGAAGGCACCAAGGTCGATGTGGTCGAGGACAGCTCCCAGGTTCCGACCACCCCCGGCCAGCACCTGCAGGGGCAGGGCGCCAAGGGCTCGGCCCAGACCGCTGAACCAGGCACCAAGGCGGGCGCATGA
- a CDS encoding MdtB/MuxB family multidrug efflux RND transporter permease subunit produces the protein MNLSRLFILRPVATTLSMLAIVLAGLIAYKLLPVAALPQVDYPTIRVMTLYPGASPQVMTSAVTAPLERQFGQMPGLEQMASTSSGGASVLTLRFNLDMNMDVAEQQVQAAINAASNLLPNDLPAPPVYNKVNPADTPVLTLAISSKTMPLPKLNDLVDTRVAQKIAQISGVGMVSIAGGQRQAVRIKVNVDALAANGLNLDDVRTLIGASNVNQPKGNFDGPTRVSMLDANDQLRSPEEYANLILKYSNGAPLRLKDVAEIVDGAENERLAAWANQNEAVLLNIQRQPGANVIEVVDRIKELLPSITDNLPAGLDVSVLTDRTQTIRAAVRDVQHELLFAIALVVMVTFVFLRRFSATIIPSIAVPLSLIGTFGVMYLAGFSVNNLTLMALTIATGFVVDDAIVMLENISRHIEEGETPMQAALKGAKQIGFTLISLTFSLIAVLIPLLFMADVVGRLFREFAITLAVAILISLVVSLTLTPMMCARLLKREPMEEEQSRFYRASGAWIDWLIKHYGTALTWVLQRQPLTLLVAVATLALTVVLYMMVPKGFFPAQDTGVIQGISEAPQSTSFAAMSERQQSLAKVILQDPAVQSLSSYIGVDGDNATLNSGRLLINLKPHGERDVTASEVINRLQPQLDKLVGIRLFMQPVQDLSIEDRVSRTQYQFSLSSPDADMLAEWSGKLVQALKDRPELQDVASDLQDQGLQVFLVIDRDMASRLGITVAQITNALYDAFGQRQISTIYTQASQYRVVLQSQTAASLGPQALESIHVKATDGGQVRLSALARIEQRQAQLAISHIGQFPAVMMSFNLAHGASLGEAVKVIEQVQQDIGMPIGVQTRFQGAAEAFQASLSSTLLLILAAVVTMYIVLGVLYESYIHPVTILSTLPSAAVGALLALLLSGNDLGMIAIIGIILLIGIVKKNAIMMIDFALEAERHQGMSPRDAIYQAALLRFRPILMTTLAALFGAVPLMLATGSGAELRQPLGLVMVGGLLVSQVLTLFTTPVIYLYFDRLARRWRPADDARQAEA, from the coding sequence ATGAACCTCTCGCGCCTGTTCATCCTGCGGCCGGTCGCCACCACGCTGAGCATGCTGGCCATCGTCCTGGCCGGCCTGATCGCCTACAAGCTGCTGCCGGTGGCGGCCTTGCCTCAGGTCGACTACCCGACCATCCGCGTCATGACCCTGTACCCTGGCGCCAGCCCGCAGGTCATGACCAGCGCCGTCACCGCGCCGCTGGAACGCCAGTTCGGGCAGATGCCGGGCCTGGAACAGATGGCCTCCACCAGCTCCGGCGGCGCCTCGGTGCTGACCCTGCGCTTCAACCTCGACATGAACATGGATGTCGCCGAGCAGCAGGTGCAGGCCGCGATCAACGCCGCCAGCAACCTGCTGCCCAACGACCTGCCGGCGCCGCCGGTGTACAACAAGGTCAACCCGGCCGACACGCCGGTGCTGACCCTGGCCATATCCTCGAAGACCATGCCGCTGCCCAAGCTCAACGACCTGGTCGACACCCGCGTGGCGCAGAAGATCGCTCAGATCAGCGGCGTCGGCATGGTCAGCATCGCCGGCGGTCAGCGCCAAGCTGTGCGGATCAAGGTCAACGTCGACGCCCTGGCCGCTAACGGTCTCAACCTGGACGACGTGCGCACCCTGATCGGCGCCTCCAACGTCAACCAGCCCAAGGGCAACTTCGACGGCCCGACCCGGGTATCGATGCTCGACGCCAACGACCAGCTGCGCTCCCCCGAGGAATACGCCAACCTCATCCTCAAGTACAGCAATGGCGCGCCACTGCGCCTGAAGGACGTCGCCGAGATCGTCGACGGCGCCGAGAACGAACGCCTGGCCGCCTGGGCCAACCAGAACGAGGCGGTGCTGCTGAATATCCAGCGCCAGCCCGGTGCCAACGTCATCGAGGTGGTCGACCGGATCAAGGAACTGCTGCCGTCAATCACCGACAACCTGCCGGCGGGCCTGGATGTCAGCGTGCTCACCGACCGCACCCAGACCATCCGCGCCGCCGTGCGCGATGTGCAGCACGAGCTGCTGTTCGCCATCGCCCTGGTGGTGATGGTCACCTTCGTTTTCCTGCGCCGTTTCAGCGCCACCATCATTCCCTCCATCGCCGTTCCGCTGTCGCTTATCGGCACCTTCGGGGTGATGTACCTGGCCGGTTTCTCGGTCAACAACCTCACCTTGATGGCCCTGACCATCGCCACCGGCTTCGTGGTGGACGATGCCATCGTCATGCTGGAGAACATCTCCCGGCACATCGAGGAGGGCGAAACACCCATGCAGGCCGCGCTCAAGGGCGCGAAGCAGATCGGCTTCACCCTGATCTCGCTGACCTTCTCGTTGATCGCCGTGCTGATTCCGCTGTTGTTCATGGCCGATGTGGTCGGGCGCTTGTTCCGTGAGTTCGCCATCACCCTGGCGGTGGCCATCCTGATTTCCCTGGTGGTGTCGCTGACCCTGACGCCGATGATGTGCGCGCGCCTGCTCAAGCGCGAGCCCATGGAAGAGGAACAAAGCCGCTTCTACCGCGCCAGCGGTGCCTGGATCGACTGGCTGATCAAGCACTACGGCACCGCCCTGACCTGGGTGTTGCAGCGCCAGCCGCTAACCCTGCTGGTGGCCGTTGCCACCCTGGCGCTGACCGTGGTGCTGTACATGATGGTGCCCAAGGGCTTCTTCCCGGCCCAGGACACCGGGGTCATCCAGGGTATTTCCGAAGCGCCGCAATCGACCTCGTTCGCCGCCATGAGCGAGCGCCAACAATCCCTGGCCAAGGTGATCCTGCAGGATCCGGCGGTGCAGAGCCTGTCTTCCTACATCGGCGTGGATGGCGACAATGCCACCCTCAACAGCGGCCGCCTGCTGATCAACCTCAAGCCCCACGGCGAGCGCGACGTCACCGCCTCCGAGGTGATCAACCGCCTGCAGCCACAGCTCGACAAGCTGGTCGGCATTCGCCTGTTCATGCAGCCGGTGCAGGACCTGAGCATCGAGGACCGGGTCAGCCGCACCCAGTACCAGTTCAGCCTGAGCTCGCCGGATGCCGACATGCTCGCCGAGTGGAGCGGCAAGCTGGTGCAGGCGCTCAAGGACCGCCCCGAGCTGCAGGATGTGGCCAGCGACCTGCAGGACCAGGGCCTGCAGGTATTCCTGGTGATCGACCGCGACATGGCCAGTCGTCTGGGCATCACTGTGGCGCAGATCACCAACGCGCTGTACGACGCCTTCGGCCAGCGGCAGATTTCGACCATCTACACCCAGGCCAGCCAGTACCGCGTGGTGCTGCAGTCGCAGACTGCCGCCAGCCTCGGCCCGCAGGCCCTGGAGTCGATCCACGTCAAGGCCACCGACGGCGGCCAGGTGCGCCTGTCGGCCCTGGCGCGCATCGAGCAGCGCCAGGCCCAGCTGGCCATCTCGCACATCGGCCAGTTCCCGGCGGTGATGATGTCGTTCAACCTGGCCCATGGCGCCTCCCTGGGCGAGGCGGTCAAGGTGATCGAGCAGGTGCAGCAGGACATCGGCATGCCGATCGGCGTGCAGACCCGCTTCCAGGGCGCCGCCGAGGCGTTCCAGGCCTCGCTGTCGAGCACCTTGCTGCTGATCCTGGCCGCGGTGGTGACCATGTACATCGTGCTGGGCGTGCTTTACGAGAGCTACATCCACCCGGTGACCATCCTTTCCACGCTGCCGTCGGCGGCGGTGGGGGCCTTGTTGGCGCTCCTGCTGAGCGGCAACGACCTGGGCATGATCGCGATCATCGGCATCATCCTGCTGATCGGCATCGTCAAGAAGAACGCGATCATGATGATCGACTTCGCCCTGGAGGCTGAGCGACACCAGGGCATGAGCCCGCGTGACGCGATCTACCAGGCGGCGCTGCTGCGCTTCCGGCCGATCCTGATGACCACCCTGGCCGCGCTGTTCGGCGCCGTACCGCTGATGCTCGCCACCGGTTCCGGCGCCGAGCTGCGCCAGCCGCTGGGCCTGGTGATGGTCGGCGGCCTGTTGGTCAGCCAAGTGCTGACCTTGTTCACCACGCCGGTCATCTACCTGTACTTCGACCGTCTGGCGCGTCGCTGGCGCCCGGCTGACGATGCGCGGCAGGCTGAAGCATGA
- a CDS encoding multidrug efflux RND transporter permease subunit — translation MNLSGPFIRRPVATMLLSLAIMLLGGVSFGLLPVSPLPQMDFPVIVVQASLPGASPEVMASTVATPLERKLGAIAGVTTLTSSSNQGSTRVIIGFELGRDIDGAAREVQAAINATRNLLPSGMRSMPTYKKINPSQAPIMVLSLTSDVLSKGKLYDLADTILSQSLAQVSGVGEVQIGGSSLPAVRIELEPQLLNQYGLSLDDVRNAVANANQRRPMGFVEDRERNWQVRANDQLETAEDYKPLVIRQQNGAILRLSDVAKVSDGVENRYNSGFFNDESAVLLVVNRQTNANIIQTVEQIKAELPALQSLLPASVKLNVAMDRSPVIKATLKEAEHTLLIAVVLVILVVYLFLGNLRASLIPSLAVPVSLVGTFAVMYLCGFSLNNLSLMALILATGLVVDDAIVVLENISRHIENGENPMRAAYKGAQEVGFTLLSMNVSLVAVFVSILFMGGIVRGLFKEFSITLAAAIVVSLVVSLTLTPMLCSRWLKVHGPQQQTRLQRWSDHIHQRMVAGYDKSLGWALRHKRLTLLSLLATIGLNIALYVVVPKTLMPQQDTGQLQGFIRGDDGLSFTVMQPKMEIYRRALLKDPAVESVAGFIGGNSGTNNAFVLVRLKPIAERKENAQKVIDRLRKDLPKIPGGRLYLMADQDLQLGGGGRDQSTSQYLYTLQSGDLAALREWFPKVAAELRKLPELTAIDARDGAGTQQVTLVVDRDQAKRLGIDMDMVTAVLNNAYSQRQISTIYDSLNQYQVVLEINPKYAWDPSTLEQVQVITADGARVPLSTFARYENSLANDRVSHEGQFASEDISFDVAEGYSPDQAMAALERAVAKLGLPESVIAKLGGDADAFTKTTEGQPLMILGALVLVYLVLGILYESYIHPLTILSTLPSAGVGALLALYLTGGEFSLISLLGLFLLIGVVKKNAILMIDLALQLERHEGLSPEESIRRACLLRLRPILMTTLAAILGALPLLLSRAEGAEMRQPLGLTIIGGLVFSQILTLYTTPVVYLYLDRLRHRFNRWRGVRTDAALDNPL, via the coding sequence ATGAACCTGTCCGGACCCTTCATTCGACGGCCGGTAGCCACCATGCTGCTGAGCCTGGCGATCATGTTGCTGGGTGGTGTGAGTTTCGGCCTGCTGCCGGTGTCGCCGCTGCCGCAGATGGACTTCCCGGTAATTGTGGTGCAGGCCAGCCTGCCCGGCGCCAGCCCTGAGGTCATGGCCTCCACCGTGGCCACGCCGCTGGAGCGTAAGCTCGGCGCCATTGCCGGCGTCACCACGCTGACCAGCAGCTCCAACCAGGGCTCGACCCGGGTGATCATCGGCTTCGAGCTGGGCCGCGACATAGACGGCGCGGCGCGTGAGGTGCAGGCGGCGATCAACGCCACCCGCAACCTGCTGCCCAGCGGCATGCGCAGCATGCCCACCTACAAGAAGATCAACCCGTCCCAGGCGCCGATCATGGTGCTGTCGCTGACCTCGGACGTGCTGTCCAAGGGCAAGCTCTATGACCTGGCCGACACCATCCTCTCCCAGAGCCTGGCGCAGGTCAGCGGAGTAGGGGAGGTACAGATCGGCGGCAGCTCGCTGCCGGCGGTGCGCATCGAGCTCGAACCGCAGCTGCTCAACCAGTACGGCCTGTCGCTGGACGACGTGCGCAATGCGGTGGCCAACGCCAACCAACGCCGGCCCATGGGCTTCGTCGAAGACCGCGAACGCAACTGGCAGGTGCGCGCCAATGATCAGTTGGAAACCGCCGAGGACTACAAGCCGCTGGTGATCCGCCAGCAGAACGGCGCGATCCTGCGCCTGTCCGATGTGGCCAAGGTCAGCGATGGCGTGGAGAACCGCTATAACAGCGGATTCTTCAACGACGAGAGCGCGGTGCTGCTGGTGGTCAACCGCCAGACCAACGCCAACATCATCCAGACCGTCGAGCAGATCAAGGCCGAGTTGCCGGCCTTGCAGTCGCTCCTGCCGGCCAGCGTCAAGCTCAATGTGGCCATGGACCGCTCGCCGGTGATCAAGGCCACCCTCAAGGAGGCCGAGCACACCTTGCTGATCGCCGTGGTACTGGTGATCCTGGTGGTTTACCTGTTCCTCGGCAACCTGCGTGCCTCGCTGATCCCGAGCTTGGCGGTGCCGGTTTCGCTGGTGGGCACCTTCGCGGTCATGTACCTGTGCGGGTTCTCGCTGAACAACCTGTCGCTGATGGCGCTGATCCTCGCCACCGGCTTGGTGGTGGACGACGCCATCGTGGTACTGGAGAACATTTCGCGGCATATCGAGAACGGCGAAAACCCCATGCGCGCCGCCTACAAGGGCGCGCAGGAGGTGGGGTTCACCCTGCTGTCGATGAACGTCTCGCTGGTGGCGGTGTTCGTCTCCATCCTGTTCATGGGCGGCATCGTGCGCGGGCTGTTCAAGGAGTTCTCGATCACCCTGGCCGCGGCGATTGTCGTGTCGCTGGTGGTGTCGCTGACACTGACGCCGATGCTCTGCTCGCGCTGGCTCAAGGTCCATGGCCCGCAGCAGCAGACTCGCCTGCAGCGTTGGAGCGACCACATTCACCAGCGCATGGTCGCCGGCTACGACAAGAGCCTGGGCTGGGCGCTGCGGCACAAGCGCCTGACCCTGCTCAGCCTGCTGGCCACCATCGGCCTGAATATCGCCCTGTACGTGGTAGTGCCCAAGACCCTGATGCCGCAGCAGGACACCGGCCAGCTGCAAGGCTTCATCCGTGGCGATGACGGCCTGTCGTTCACCGTGATGCAGCCGAAGATGGAGATCTACCGCCGCGCCTTGCTCAAGGACCCGGCGGTGGAGAGCGTCGCCGGTTTCATCGGCGGCAACAGCGGCACCAACAACGCCTTCGTGCTGGTGCGCCTGAAGCCGATCGCCGAGCGCAAGGAGAACGCGCAGAAGGTGATCGACCGCCTGCGCAAGGACCTGCCGAAGATCCCTGGTGGGCGCCTGTACCTGATGGCCGACCAGGACCTGCAACTGGGCGGCGGCGGCCGCGACCAGAGCACCTCGCAGTACCTCTACACCCTGCAGAGCGGCGATCTGGCCGCCCTGCGCGAGTGGTTCCCGAAGGTGGCCGCCGAGCTGCGCAAGCTGCCCGAGCTGACCGCCATCGACGCCCGCGACGGCGCCGGCACCCAGCAGGTGACCCTGGTGGTCGACCGTGACCAGGCCAAGCGCCTGGGCATCGACATGGACATGGTCACCGCGGTGCTGAACAACGCCTACAGCCAGCGGCAGATCTCGACCATCTACGACAGCCTCAACCAGTACCAGGTGGTATTGGAGATCAACCCGAAATACGCCTGGGACCCAAGCACCCTGGAGCAGGTGCAGGTGATCACCGCCGACGGTGCCCGGGTGCCGCTGTCCACCTTCGCCCGCTACGAGAACAGCCTGGCCAACGACCGCGTCAGCCACGAAGGGCAGTTCGCCTCCGAGGACATCTCGTTCGATGTCGCCGAAGGCTACAGCCCCGACCAGGCCATGGCCGCGCTGGAGCGCGCGGTGGCCAAGCTCGGCCTGCCCGAGTCGGTGATCGCCAAGCTCGGCGGCGACGCCGACGCCTTCACCAAGACCACCGAAGGCCAGCCGCTGATGATCCTTGGCGCCCTGGTGCTGGTGTACCTGGTGCTCGGCATCCTCTACGAGAGCTACATCCACCCACTGACGATCCTTTCCACGCTGCCCTCGGCCGGGGTCGGCGCGTTGCTGGCGCTGTACCTGACCGGTGGCGAGTTCAGCCTGATCTCGTTGCTGGGGCTGTTCCTGCTGATCGGCGTGGTGAAGAAGAACGCCATCTTGATGATCGACCTGGCCCTGCAACTGGAGCGCCATGAAGGCCTGTCGCCGGAGGAGTCGATCCGCCGCGCTTGCCTGCTGCGCCTACGGCCGATCCTGATGACCACCCTGGCCGCGATCCTCGGCGCGCTGCCGCTGCTGCTCAGCCGCGCCGAGGGCGCCGAGATGCGCCAGCCCCTGGGCTTGACCATCATCGGCGGCCTGGTGTTCAGCCAGATCCTCACCCTTTACACCACACCTGTGGTTTACCTGTACCTTGATCGCCTGCGCCACCGGTTCAACCGCTGGCGCGGCGTGCGCACCGACGCTGCCCTGGATAACCCGCTATGA